In the Malaya genurostris strain Urasoe2022 chromosome 1, Malgen_1.1, whole genome shotgun sequence genome, one interval contains:
- the LOC131425334 gene encoding uncharacterized protein LOC131425334 translates to MKHQQVVPDYGAMLQTSGTVLCLVLSGWILFRLVQAVFWLPGYLERTQSELYEQLENKTNITTHLKSNIKAQEEKIKSKGYSFDEDTQTRSSSPKDDEYELDYCGDISNDDDKKHI, encoded by the exons ATGAAGCATCAACAAGTGGTTCCCGATTACGGGGCAATGTTACAAACTTCGGGCACAGTTCTGTGTTTGGTACTTTCCGGATGGATTTTATTTCG TTTAGTACAAGCAGTGTTCTGGCTACCAGGGTATTTAGAAAGAACCCAAAGTGAATTGTACGAACAGTTGGAAAATAAAACGAACATAACAACGCATTTGAAGAGCAACATCAAGGCTCAGGAAGAAAAGATTAAATCGAAAGGCTATAGCTTCGACGAGGATACCCAAACCAGAAGTAGTTCTCCTAAGGATGACGAATACGAGTTAGATTATTGCGGTGATATCAGTAATGATGACGATAAAAAACACATCTAA
- the LOC131425338 gene encoding uncharacterized protein LOC131425338: MTSSARFRDTNGIDAPYKLHGPLGDKKHGSNQNHQRQQKVNYSHNLQYLEIVSPPDKECHTSNTNPSGKSLPEVQSHLNLAQEVANQQHKQKRQDFYVQLKRQVCRNRLQTIRGMSQNPIYVNDNFERPWQTVSHISDRLVKELMVETAEQGLDFGEESFVEDFLRLQLGGG, encoded by the exons ATGACGTCCTCGGCCAGGTTCAGGGATACGAATGGAATTGATGCACCGTACAAACTGCACGGTCCGCTTGGGGACAAGAAACACGG aTCCAATCAAAATCACCAACGCCAGCAAAAGGTCAACTATTCACATAACTTGCAATACCTTGAAATTGTGTCACCGCCGGATAAAGAATGCCACACTTCCAACACTAATCCGAGCGGGAAGAGTCTTCCGGAGGTGCAATCTCATCTGAATCTAGCACAGGAGGTTGCCAATCAGCAACACAAACAAAAACGCCAGGATTTCTATGTCCAGTTGAAGAGACAAGTATGTCGCAATCGCTTACAAACAATTCGGGGAATGTCCCAAAATCCGATCTATGTGAATGATAACTTTGAACGGCCTTGGCAGACTGTTTCGCATATATCCGATCGCCTGGTAAAGGAACTGATGGTTGAAACTGCTGAGCAGGGGTTGGATTTTGGTGAGGAATCCTTTGTGGAGGACTTTTTGAGACTACAACTAGGAGGTGGATAG